A window from Leifsonia shinshuensis encodes these proteins:
- a CDS encoding Sir2 family NAD-dependent protein deacetylase: protein MTTLTTALPPELARGIDQTVDMLAGRRFAVLTGAGVSTDSGIPDYRGEGAPKRTPMTFQQFLSDDRYRKRYWAGSHLGYRRFAAAHPNEGHRALARLEESGAANGVITQNVDGLHKQAGSRRVVDLHGAMDRVLCLVCGQIFAREAITARIDAANPWLDTEGAVEIAPDGDAVVTDIDAFVVPDCTVCGGHLKPDVVFFGEFVPAEKYREASALVRSADALLIAGSSLVVNSGIRLLEEARRRRLPIVIVNRGQTKGDARATIKLDGGTTETLVELAKRLP, encoded by the coding sequence GCGCGGCATCGACCAGACCGTCGACATGCTCGCCGGCCGTCGCTTCGCGGTGCTGACGGGCGCCGGCGTGTCGACGGACTCCGGCATCCCGGACTATCGCGGCGAGGGCGCGCCCAAGCGCACGCCGATGACCTTCCAGCAGTTCCTCTCCGACGACCGCTACCGCAAGCGCTACTGGGCGGGCAGCCACCTCGGCTACCGCCGGTTCGCCGCGGCGCATCCGAACGAAGGGCACCGCGCGCTGGCGCGGCTGGAGGAGTCGGGTGCCGCCAACGGCGTCATCACCCAGAACGTGGACGGGCTGCACAAGCAGGCCGGCTCCCGCCGAGTTGTGGACCTGCACGGCGCGATGGACCGGGTGCTCTGCCTGGTCTGCGGCCAGATCTTCGCGCGCGAGGCGATCACCGCGCGCATCGACGCCGCCAACCCGTGGCTCGACACCGAGGGCGCGGTCGAGATCGCGCCGGACGGCGACGCCGTCGTCACCGACATCGACGCGTTCGTCGTGCCCGACTGCACGGTGTGCGGCGGGCACCTGAAGCCCGACGTCGTCTTCTTCGGCGAGTTCGTCCCGGCCGAGAAGTACCGCGAGGCGAGCGCTCTCGTCCGGTCGGCGGATGCGCTGCTCATCGCCGGGTCGTCGCTGGTCGTCAACTCCGGCATCCGCCTGCTCGAGGAGGCACGGCGTCGCCGTCTCCCGATCGTCATCGTCAACCGCGGCCAGACCAAGGGCGACGCGCGCGCGACCATTAAGCTGGACGGCGGGACGACGGAGACGCTGGTCGAGCTGGCCAAGCGGCTCCCCTGA
- a CDS encoding alpha/beta hydrolase — MPVSSPYAAALERVPVREGEVRLLGSSTRYWDYGDPDAATTLVLVHGFRGDHHGLEPVVAQLDGVRMVSPDLPGFGASTPMTEAAHDIGGYGRWLTEFVAALGIPADARLVLLGHSFGSIVVSGSLAASGAGSADDRRPDDVVLVNPIGQPALAGPRGILTRLAIFYYWLAAVLPERLGFALLRNRLIVRVMSVAMAKTKDAALRRWIHDQHDRYFSAFSDRRVVLEAFRASVSHDVSEYAARVPERTLLVAAEKDDITPVAAEYRLQTLFPSAELVVIPEVGHLIHYETPAAAADAIRRFLDEGTAA; from the coding sequence ATGCCCGTCTCGTCCCCCTATGCCGCCGCTCTGGAGCGCGTCCCCGTCCGCGAGGGGGAGGTCCGCCTCCTCGGTTCGTCGACCCGGTACTGGGACTACGGCGATCCGGATGCGGCCACCACGCTCGTCCTCGTCCACGGGTTCCGCGGCGACCACCACGGCCTGGAGCCGGTGGTCGCGCAGCTCGACGGCGTGCGGATGGTGTCGCCCGACCTGCCCGGTTTCGGGGCGTCCACGCCGATGACGGAGGCGGCCCACGACATCGGCGGGTACGGCCGCTGGCTGACGGAGTTCGTCGCCGCGCTCGGTATCCCCGCCGACGCTCGCCTGGTGCTGCTCGGACACTCGTTCGGTTCGATCGTGGTGTCGGGATCGCTCGCGGCGTCCGGCGCCGGCTCGGCGGACGACCGCCGCCCCGACGACGTGGTGCTGGTGAACCCGATCGGGCAGCCGGCGCTGGCAGGTCCCCGCGGCATCCTGACCCGGCTCGCGATCTTCTACTACTGGCTCGCCGCCGTGCTTCCGGAGCGGCTCGGGTTCGCCCTGCTGCGCAACCGCCTGATCGTGCGCGTCATGAGCGTCGCGATGGCGAAGACGAAGGATGCGGCCCTGCGCCGCTGGATCCACGACCAGCACGACCGCTACTTCTCCGCGTTCAGCGACCGCCGTGTGGTGCTGGAGGCGTTCCGCGCCTCGGTCTCGCACGACGTGAGCGAGTACGCCGCGCGCGTTCCGGAGCGCACGCTGCTGGTCGCCGCCGAGAAGGACGACATCACCCCGGTCGCGGCCGAGTACCGGCTGCAGACGCTGTTCCCGTCGGCCGAGCTGGTCGTCATCCCGGAGGTCGGGCACCTCATCCACTACGAGACCCCGGCGGCCGCGGCCGACGCCATCCGCCGGTTCCTGGACGAGGGGACGGCGGCGTGA
- a CDS encoding glycosyltransferase family 1 protein, with the protein MRILFDCRYTRTGRHDGISRYTAELVGALAKLHPVTMLINDHRQLEMLPDLPWELIPSPTSAGEPWVARSVNKLNPDIVFTPMQTMGGFGRRYKLVLTVHDLIYYRHPTPPRDLPAFVRGLWRLYHLAWWPQRMLLNRSDAVVTVSETTKALIAEHHLTKRPVSVISNAAQMPELAPGRRERTAPETKSLVYMGSFMPYKNVDTLVRAAALLPDYTLHLMSRVTDAERARLTELAPGASLVFHNGASDEEYAETLAAATAFASASHDEGFGIPLLEAMTVGTPVLASDIPIFREIGGNAALYFEPDSAEQVAANVRRLEQGDEWAARSAAGRAQAARYTWDESARRLLAVLTDTVAGADAEAVRRR; encoded by the coding sequence GTGAGGATCCTGTTCGACTGCCGCTACACGCGCACCGGGCGGCACGACGGCATCAGCCGGTACACGGCCGAGCTGGTCGGGGCTCTGGCGAAGCTGCATCCCGTCACGATGCTGATCAACGACCACCGCCAGCTGGAGATGCTGCCCGACCTGCCGTGGGAGCTCATCCCGTCGCCGACGTCGGCCGGAGAGCCGTGGGTCGCGCGCAGCGTCAACAAGCTGAACCCGGACATCGTGTTCACCCCGATGCAGACCATGGGCGGTTTCGGCCGCCGCTACAAGCTCGTGCTCACCGTGCACGACCTGATCTACTACCGCCACCCGACGCCGCCGCGCGACCTGCCGGCCTTCGTGCGTGGCCTGTGGCGGCTCTACCACCTGGCCTGGTGGCCGCAGCGGATGCTGCTGAACCGGTCGGACGCGGTGGTCACCGTGTCCGAGACGACCAAGGCGCTCATCGCCGAGCACCACCTGACGAAGCGGCCGGTCTCGGTCATCTCGAACGCGGCGCAGATGCCGGAGCTCGCCCCCGGGCGCCGGGAGCGCACGGCGCCGGAGACGAAGAGCCTCGTCTACATGGGCTCGTTCATGCCGTACAAGAACGTGGACACGCTGGTGCGCGCCGCCGCCCTGCTGCCGGACTACACGCTCCACCTGATGAGCCGGGTGACGGATGCGGAGCGCGCGCGTCTGACCGAGCTGGCCCCGGGCGCTTCACTGGTGTTCCACAACGGCGCCAGCGACGAGGAGTACGCCGAGACGCTCGCCGCCGCGACGGCCTTCGCGTCGGCCTCCCATGACGAGGGATTCGGCATCCCGCTACTCGAGGCGATGACGGTGGGGACGCCCGTGCTGGCCAGCGACATCCCGATCTTCCGCGAGATCGGCGGGAATGCGGCGCTGTACTTCGAGCCGGACTCGGCCGAGCAGGTCGCCGCGAACGTGCGGCGGCTGGAGCAGGGCGACGAGTGGGCCGCGCGCTCGGCCGCCGGCCGCGCCCAGGCCGCGCGGTACACGTGGGACGAGTCGGCGCGGCGGCTGCTCGCGGTGCTGACGGACACCGTGGCGGGTGCGGACGCCGAGGCCGTTCGCCGCCGCTGA
- a CDS encoding histidine phosphatase family protein — MTFISLVRHGQTDWNLAKRIQGSSDIPLNATGREQAETTGRALAGGRFDAIYASPLSRAMETARIISGHVGLGRPEALAAVAERNYGEAEGMTGEQILARWPEGTPVPGRETRDEVVARALPALRDLGERHPDENVIVVSHGGVISSLVRHVTDHALPGPGELIPNGSVHRFIYEDGALTLDRFNLGPEDRDLFTASVM, encoded by the coding sequence GTGACCTTCATCTCCCTCGTGCGGCACGGACAGACCGACTGGAATCTCGCCAAGCGCATCCAGGGCTCGAGCGACATCCCGCTCAACGCGACCGGCCGCGAGCAGGCCGAGACGACGGGACGGGCGCTCGCTGGCGGCCGGTTCGACGCGATCTACGCCAGCCCGCTCTCCCGCGCGATGGAGACGGCCCGGATCATCTCCGGGCACGTCGGCCTCGGCCGCCCGGAGGCCCTCGCGGCGGTCGCCGAGCGCAACTACGGCGAGGCCGAGGGGATGACCGGCGAGCAGATCCTCGCGCGCTGGCCCGAGGGCACCCCGGTGCCCGGACGGGAGACGCGGGACGAGGTCGTGGCCCGCGCCCTGCCTGCGCTGCGCGACCTCGGGGAGCGGCATCCCGATGAGAACGTCATCGTGGTGAGCCACGGCGGCGTGATTTCGTCGCTGGTCCGGCACGTCACCGACCACGCGCTGCCGGGTCCCGGCGAGCTGATTCCCAACGGCTCCGTGCACCGGTTCATCTACGAGGACGGCGCGCTCACCCTCGACCGCTTCAACCTCGGCCCGGAGGACCGCGACCTGTTCACCGCCTCCGTCATGTGA